The Nerophis ophidion isolate RoL-2023_Sa linkage group LG05, RoL_Noph_v1.0, whole genome shotgun sequence genomic interval TAGCAGCCTGGTTGTCAGCTAGCGGTTAGCATGCCAGTtgccttttgattgattgattgaaacttttattagtagattgcacagtacagtacatattccgtacaactgaccactaaatggtaacaccccaataagtttttcaacttgtttaagtcggggtccacgttaatcgattcatgtTATCGATTAGCATGCTTTTTGCCAGCACTATTGCTATTCTTTGTATATGGTAGTACTGCACAATAGCAAGGTAGCATTACGACCAGTTTATAATAAAACACAATTTTCCGACAAGACATACAAGTAAGGGGTCCAACGTTGAAGACCCCAGGTTTAGTGGTTGTGGACCACTGGCTTTGTTTACAATAAAAGAAAATGAAGAATTCCTGCCAATATTGTGTTGTCATTGATAAACTGTCAGCAGCACGTGAATAAATAGCAACATATACGATTGATACATGTGATCAACCAGTACTGGAAAAGGCCCGGCATCAAACCCTGATCAGAAAGTAATATTTGTACCCACAGGTGAAAGGTGTGATGGATAGTCCACTTGTGGTGGTTGTTATTCCCCCACAAAGGCAATAAAAGCGTGGCTGTGATAACACAGATTGAAATTCTAAATGCTTCATCCTGCTTCTGCTGCTGGAGAGGTTGCATCATCTGctgcagcacccccccccccccctgcaccCCCCATCATTATATTCCTATGTATTGTGAATATTCATTCTCATCCTGACCACGAGCACAGATACCATGTGTGCGGATTACGCACATAAATTTACACTCCCACACACAAACGGTGGAAATAACTCTTCTGTGAGGCACTGATGCATATTTATCACGGCCGTGGCGTCTTTGGCCGCGGCGTAGCTGCTGCCCAAGTTGGGGTGGGCAGCGCAAGATCACCTGCGCAACAGGTGCGTGGCGGAGGGGATGGATACTGGTGATGTGCGATACCGCTGATTTACTGTCCGATAAGTAAAAGTCAGACTGGTATCGGCAAAACCGATCCGATACTTTGCGCAAATGTACCTGCTAAAATTTGAAAGGTTGTGTATTTCAAAataacatatctaaaaaaaaaaaaaaaacaacaataaaaacattagGATAAAAAGGGTAAACAAATCAAAATGTAATGACAAAACACTAACATTTTCAAACTaataatacacacatacaaataaatacacatatatatatatttatatatactttcacacatatatatacatacatacatatatactgtgtacattcatacatactgtaaatacatatatatctacttacatatacatacatatatatatatatatatatgtatatatatatacatacgccttccgcccgactgtagctgagataggtgccagcgccccccgcgaccccgaaagggaataagcggtagaaaatggatggatggatggacatacatacacacatatatccatacatagacatatataattacatatatacatacatatatatatatatatatacaaaccccgtttccatatgagttggggaattgtgttagatgtaaatataaacggaatacaatgatttgcaaatccttttcaacccgtattcaattaaatgcactacaaagacaatatatttgatgttcaaactcaaacttattttttttttttgcaaatgataattaacttaaaatttcatggctgcaacacgtgccaaagtagttgggaaagggcatgttcaccactgtgttacatcaccttttcttttaacaacactcaattaacgtttgggtcAACCACaagctctccagagagtggtggatATTGCCCCCAAGAATTTGGAATCCTACAGGAATGCAGGTTTGGGTTTTAGGAGGAAGTGTAAAgacattagcaacatctggtagaAAGTCCTCACaagtaggagtagaggataggAGTCGGAGGTCACCTGACTCGAACCGATCACAGGAAACAGGTTGACTGACCGGCCCCCAGGCTAGAACAAGAAAGAATAACTGGCTCtgtgtaaaaggtatttaaggaCAGTTGTCCAAGAAGTCGGCAGAGGAGTGATCAGGCCCATACCCTACCTCCTGGAAACTGCAGTTCCAGTCTGAAGCTggctgaaacaaataaagcttcctgttcgacgattcctcgttggcgtcttcttggctcatcaTCTATCACACCACCAACAAATGTACAACATCAAAATACAGAATGCTGCATGCAAAACAGAACTGGCTCCCTTCATTTCCTGCAAATGCAGACGATCAGAAATAACAGCTCCTTCAACATAACGGGAAAGCGAGCTCCACCCTGACAAGCTCAGCATTTAAGTTAGCGAACTATCGCTGTTATCCATCCCTAAGTTTATCTAAGTGCGGTTATCAAACGCATTTTTTGGATCATTTTAGTTTGAAACAGTAGTACTGTCAGCAGTTTTACCGCAGTTATCACTAATACCGTTTGTCGTTACCTCCCTACCAGATCAAAATCAATACGCAAATCTTCACGGATATCTTCcagtttttttggttttgtttttggtctgtccgttgtggtgaataataccatttaccattttcttATGTGATTGTCAGCtggcatgtttttgtatttggtcacagaacCCTTTGGAAGGTTATTTTACTAAGGAAATATGACCTTAGGTTGCTCCAAAAGTGCACAGGACCATCACaagctctccagagagtggtggatATTGCCCCCAAGAATTTGGAATCCTACAGGAATGCAGGTTTGGGTTTTAGGAGGAAGTGTAAAgacattagcaacatctggtagaaagccctcacaagtaggagtagaggataggAGTCGGAGGTCACCTGACTCGAACCGATCACAGGAAACAGGTTGACTGACCGGCCCCCAGGCTAGAACAAGAAAGAATAACTGGCTCTGTGTAAGAGGTATTTAAGGACAGTTGTCCAAGAAGTCGGCAGAGGAGTGATCAGGCCCATACCCTACCTCCTGGAAACTGCAGTTCCAGTCTGAAGCTGGCTGAAAGAAATAAAGCTTCCTGTTCGACGATTCCTCGttggcgtcttcttggctcatcaTCTATCACACCACCAACAAATGGACAACATCAAAATACAGAATGCTGCATGCAAAACAGAACTGGCTCCCCTCATTACCTGCAAATGCAGACCATCAGAAATAACAGCTCCTCCAACATAACGGGAAAGCGAGCTCCACCCTGACAAGCTCAGCATTTAAGTTAGCGAACTATCGCCGTTATCCATCCCTAAGTTTATCTAAGTGCggttatcaaacacattttttggaTCATTTTAGTTTGAAACAGTAGTACTTTCAGCAGTTTTACCGCGGTCATCACTAATACCGTTTGTCATTACCTCCCTTCAGGATCAAAATCAATACGCAAATCTTCACGGATATcttccagtttttttgtttttgtttttggtctgtccgttgtggtgaataataccatttaccattttcttATGTGATTGTCAGCtggcatgtttttgtatttggtcacagaacCCTTTGGAAGGAAATATGACCTTAGGTCGCTTCAAAAGTGCACAGGACCATCGCaagctctccagagagtggtggatATTGCCCCCCAAAAATGTGGAATTCTAGAGGAATGCAGGTTTGGGTTTTAGGAGGAAGTGTAAAGACATTAGCAACATCTAGTAGAAAGCCCTCACaagtaggagtagaggatagggGTTGGAGGTCACCTGACTCGAACCGATCACAGGAAACAGGTTGACTGACCGGCCCCCAGACTAGAACAAGAAAGAATAACTGGCTCtgtgtaaaaggtatttaaggaCAGTTCTCCAAGAAGTCGGCAGAGGAGTGATCAGGCCCATACCCTACCTCCTGGAAACTGCGGTTCCAGTCTGAAGCTGGCTGAAAGAAATAAAGCTTCCTGTTCGACGATTCCTCGttggcgtcttcttggctcatcaTCTATCACACCACCAACAAATGTACAACATCAAAATACAGAATGCTGCATGCAAAACAGAACTGGCTCCCCTCATTACCTGCAAATGCAGACCATCAGAAATAACAGCTCCTCCAACATAACGGGAAAGCGAGCGCCACCCTGACAAGCTCAGCATTTAAGTTAGCGAACTATCGCTGTTATCCATCCCTAAGTTTATCTAAGTGCggttatcaaacacatttttgggatCATTTTAGTTTGAAACAGTAGTACTGTCAGCAGTTTTACCGTGGTCATCACTAATACCGTTTGTCGTTACCTCCCTTCCGGATCAAAATCAATAAGCAAATCATCACCCAGGACAACAGTGCTGAGTTTGGGGATATcttccagtttttttgttttttgttttggtctgtccgttgtggtgaataataccatttaccattttcttATGTGATTGTTAGCtggcatgtttttgtatttggtcacagaacCCTTAGGAAGGTTATTTTACTAAGGAAATATGACCTTAGGTCGCTCCAAAAGTGCACAGGACCTTCGCaagctctccagagagtggtggatATTGCCCCCCAAAATTTGGAATCCTACAGGAATGCAGGTTTGGGTTTTAGGAGGAAGTGTAAAgacattagcaacatctggtagaaagccctcacaagtaggagtagaggatagggGTTGGAGGTCACCTGACTCGAACCGATCACAGGAAACAGGTTGACTGACCGGCCCCCAGGCTAGAACAAAAAAGAATAACTGGCTCtgtgtaaaaggtatttaaggaCAGTTGTCCAAGAAGTCGGCAGAGGAGTGATCAGGCCCATACCCTACCTCCTGGAAACTGCAGTTCCAGTCTGAAGCTGGCTGAAAGAAATAAAGCTTCCTGTTCGACGATTCCTCGttggcgtcttcttggctcatcaTCTATCACACCACCAACAAATGTACAACATCAAAATACAGAATGCTGCATGCAAAACAGAACTGGCTCCCCTCATTACCTGCAAATGCAGACGATCAGAAATAACAGCTCCTCCAACATAACGGGAAAGCGAGCGCCACCCTGACAAGCTCGCTAACAGCCTCGTGTTATGTCCTTGAgcacatcaaacaaacaaaaaaaaaaaagaataaaacctGAGCAGATCAGAGTGAATAATTACCCAGTAACCTTTTAGGGGCGGTCGCGCTAATGAAGTGTCTCATAATCTCTTCCTGGGTCGATTAGAAGGACGCCATGAACATCAGCTCATGACGGCCTGGACATCAGCGAGCTGGATTCTCTTTAAGGCAGAATCAAATCAAAGTGGACTTTCGTCCGTCTCATCATTCTCAGGCTGACATTTTACTTGGAACGCTACTTTTTTATTACTTTCAATGATT includes:
- the LOC133552477 gene encoding uncharacterized protein LOC133552477, which gives rise to MLWGWFSASGTERPARIEGKMNAAMYRDILEGKHTSHPTRGSLPKGHNTRLLASLSGWRSLSRYVGGAVISDRLHLQMMSQEDANEESSNRKLYFFQPASDWNCSFQEPGGRSVNLFPVIGSSQVTSNPYPLLLLMMSQEDANEESSNRKLYFFQPASDWNRSFQESGGRSVNLFPVIGSSQVTSNPYPLLLLMMSQEDANEESSNRKLYFFQPASDWNCSFQEPGGRSVNLFPVIGSSQMMSQEDANEESSNRKLYLFQPASDWNCSFQEPGGRSVNLFPVIGSSQVTSDSYPLLLLGRKILLTVDCETCCFHFKNKRKHE